The following proteins are encoded in a genomic region of Arachis stenosperma cultivar V10309 chromosome 4, arast.V10309.gnm1.PFL2, whole genome shotgun sequence:
- the LOC130975658 gene encoding uncharacterized protein LOC130975658: protein MAGTWFHNLRKKNRIYYSFYVWNLFYLFPPYYTRSHKHKQFLQPQQNQYQLSLRFKCSSSNNDNSSGLNSSSVQAPTDSAAVGVRFRRRSSRKQENNNNDGGVATRMGNVKSAPKKKWEEMTLNEKAVELYMGEKGALFWLNKFAYASIFIMIGAWILLRFVGPALNLYQLDSQPLNPSDVFKGS from the exons ATGGCGGGGACTTGGTTTCACAATCTGAGGAAAAAGAACAGAATATACTACAGCTTTTATGTGTGGAATTTGTTTTACCTTTTTCCACCTTATTATA CAAGAAGCCACAAACACAAACAATTCTTACAACCCCAACAAAATCAATACCAACTTTCTCTCAGATTCAAAtgcagcagcagcaacaatgACAATAGTAGTGGTTTAAACTCATCATCAGTTCAAGCACCAACTGATTCTGCTGCTGTAGGAGTAAGGTTCAGGAGAAGGTCATcaagaaagcaagaaaacaataaCAATGATGGAGGTGTTGCTACAAGAATGGGAAATGTCAAAAGTGCCCCCAAGAAGAAATGGGAGGAGATGACATTGAATGAGAAGGCAGTGGAACTATACATGGGAGAAAAGGGTGCACTGTTTTGGCTCAACAAGTTTGCATATGCATCAATATTCATAATGATTGGTGCTTGGATTTTGCTCAGGTTTGTTGGTCCTGCACTCAATCTTTATCAGCTGGATTCTCAACCATTGAACCCTTCTGATGTATTCAAGGGATCTTAA